Part of the Deltaproteobacteria bacterium genome is shown below.
AAAAGGACGCCAGCGGTAATATTTGAACTATCGGGGACAATCCAAATGGAAGGCCATAACTCTAAAATAAGATCAGTAAAATTCAAGCCTCGCTAAAGAAACCTGGCATGAACATTAGGGCGTTATTCAGTTAAGAAATAATTTGTTCTGATTTAATAATTAACCTGTCAAACTGATATCAAAGGAGCGGACCTATCCCCTTAAATATAATAATCCAGAGATGTTTAATGATGACATATCACCCAATCTGAAAAACATTGATCCTCAGTCTCCTGTCTCAAAAACGTTTTATAATCATCCACACTTTAACCTAACAGGGGGGAAAATTGGAAAATACAAATCCGGTCCAGTTCATGGATCTTACATTTCGGGATGGTCACCAGTCTCTTTTTGCCACGCGGATGCGGACAGAAGATATGATTCCCATTGCCCAGGAGATGGACCAGGTTGGATTCTGGGCCATGGAGGTCTGGGGCGGGGCCACCTTCGACACCATGCATCGTTTCTTGGGGGAAGACCCCTGGGAGCGACCGCGCATTTTGAAGCAGTATATTAAGAAGACGCCTTTTGCCATGCTCTTGCGCGGCCAGAACCTGGTCGGCTACAGGCATTATGCGGACGACGTTGTTCGCGCCTTTGTAGATAAAGCATGTGAGGTCGGGATAGATGTTTTCCGTGTTTTTGATGCCCTCAACGACTTGAGAAACTTCAAGACCGCGGTGGAGGTCATCAAAAAAAACGGCAAGCACTTTCAGGGAGCCATCTGTTTTTCACTAACAGAACCCAGAATGGGTGGGCCCATTTTTCATATCCAGTACTACCTGGACAAGGCCAAGGCCCTTGAAGACATGGGGGCTGATACGATTTGTATCAAGGATATGGCGGGGATGCTTTCCCCGTATGATGCGTATGACCTGATCAAGGCCCTTAAAGAAACGGTTCAAGTCCCGATCCACCTCCACACCCACTTCACCTCTGGCATGGCCGATATGTGCTATATCAAGGCCATCGAAGCCGGGTTGGACCTGCTGGACACATGCCTGGCGCCTTTTGCCTTGCGCTCCTCTCATGCAGCCATAGAACCTCTGGTTGTCACCCTCCAGGGGACGCCGCGGGACCCGGAGCTTGATCTGGAGCGGCTGGTAAAATTGGGAGAATATCTGGAATCTATTGCTCCTAAATATATTGATTTACTTAATAAAAGCCGTATCTCCGTCATAGATATCGGCGTGCTTAAACATCAGATTCCAGGCGGCATGATCTCGAATCTGGTAAATCAGCTCAAAGAAGCGAATGCCTTGGCTCGGCTTAGCGAAGTCTATGCCGAGCTCCCTCAGACGCGGGAGGATTTGGGCATGCCTCCGCTGGTGACGCCTACTTCTCAAATTGTTGGGGTACAGGCCGTGCTCAATGTCCTTTTTGGCCGCTACAAAATGATCACCAACCAGGTGAAAGACCTGTGCTTCGGCCTTTATGGCCGGACGCCCGCCGAAATTAACCCGGAAGTGCAGGCCAAGGCGCTGAAAGGCTATAAACACGGACAGACACCGATTACCGGGCGGCCGGGCGATTTTTTGGAGCCGGAACTGGACAAGATTAAAGCAGATGCCGGGGACCTCATCAAAACTGAGGAGGACCTTCTTACCTGCGCTCTCTATCCCACTACAGGCAAGGAGTTTCTCAAAAAGAAGTACGCCCACTAATCGCCATTTCGGTGAGGTGATTCACGACGCCTTGCGCCTGATCTGTTCATTGCATTGACTAATCTTGCGGCTTTATGTTAGATACGAAGTGGTACGAGGATGGTTTCTTAAGAAGTATTGCCAGGCTGAACTTATAAGGCGAACTATTCAGGCAGGCTGGGGAGGAAAAAGCAGACTTACAGTCAAGGGGCCACCTTGTCAGGACCTTAGATTTCTGATTAGCGATTAATTAGGGCAATATTTTTTATTAAAATTTGGAACATGGCCTCGGCCTTCCTGGGGTCTGGGTCAAATCAAAGGGCGACTGTTCAGTCGCTCAATTGATAATTTATATAGGAACAACCGGTTAGTTTGGAAGAATTTAAAATCAGGGTCAGCCCTTTTTGCGGCCCTGTGGCTGTGCTTCACCTTACTAACCAAATATCGCCCCTCATTCAGGGATGAGTTTCTATGGGTGAAAGCACTATGCTTTATGGTCACTCGGCCAGGGAGAAACTCAAATTACAGACCAGGTTAAAGTGAAGATTAAATCATGGCAAGCAAACCTTCATGGCAATATTACACTGAGTTACGAGAAATGTCCCGCATTCGCGCCTTGGCGGAATCTGTCTTCAATGGCCGGAACGCCAAGGGCGGGCCCAGAGTCATCTCTGCTGCCGAAGTTTACGAGTTGGCTTGCCAGATGCCCTGGGTGACGGTGACCGATCTGCCTATTCATGAAGAAGCGATAAAACGTCTGGGGCTCCCGGCTGGCGCCATGGTCATCAATGACAATCACGGCGGTACGGTGGGCCGTTCGGCTGAGGCGCGTGTTTTTTATAACCAGGTGAGTAAATCCGAGCAGGATGCCCTGGAGCTTTTGCTGCGGGAGGCCGTTTACGGGCTGCAGCGGGATTATGAGCTGATCATCTGTGACGGGGTTATCGGGACCCATCCCGAGATGATGCTCAAGGCGCGGCTGATCGCGCCGGTTGAGGACGCTTCCACCATGTTCAACTGGATGGCCAACTTCCAGCCCCTGGATTCTATTCCGGAGTATGAAGGCTCCAGATTGCGCGACATTCCGGACATCCTGTTCGTGGCTTACCCGGAATGGAAATCCGACGATCCACGCTGGGCGCGGGGCTGCGTGGTCGTGGATGAACTCCACATGACCATTTTCAATCTCGGTCTGCGGTACTTTGGGGAACGAAAAAAAGGCACCCTGACCATGGCCTGGACCGCGGGTATGAAACTCGGGGCGGTCGCGGCTCACGGCGGCATCAAGGAGATTGACTTCTCCGGGTGCAAGGGATTTGAATCGCGAGGCAAGCAGGTCATTGCTTTTTACGGCCTTTCCGGTTCTGGCAAGTCCGCGCACTCCAATTCCCTGGACAACGAAGGCACCCTGCCTCAAGGCTTCAAAAGGCGTATCGCCCATGATGACGCCTTCCAGATAGACTATAAGAACAGGAAATGCTACGTCTGGGAGCCATCTTTATTCGATAAGACCGACGCCCGGGAGCTGGATCACCCGGACTGGAAATACTGTATCTCCACCCAGAACATGCTGATCGTCGAGGTGGATGGCAAGATTCTGCCTTATGGCCAAGACACCAGGAATAACAACGGGCGGGCCATATTCGTCCGGGAACTCCTGGGCGAGACCACCAATGTGATCGGCTTTCCCAATGCCCTCGGCTGGCTCATGAAGGACACGACCCTGCCGCCGGTCATAAAGATCGTCGATCTGGCGCTCTCCGTGGCCATGGGCGCCACGCTCATGACCAAACGCACCCCGGCCGAGAATGTCACTGAAGAGGAAATGGCCAGGCTGGTCTTTGTCCCCTTTGCCAACCCCTTCCGGGTTTATGAGCTTTACCGGGACTGTGAAGGTTACGAGGAGGTTTTTAAGTCCGGGTGCGAATGCTATGTCTGGACCGGCGGCGGCTTCGGGTTCTGGGACACCTCGGCTGAAGATACCAAACCCATCCCGCTCAAGACCTCCCTGACCTTACAGACGGCCATCCTGACCGATGTCCTCGAGTGGGAAGATTGGGACCTCCTCCCGGGGGCCCAGATTCCGACCAGAGAGACCGTGGACAAGATCCTTCCCGGTTACTACGACCAGTATAACCCGGCCCATGTGAAAAATAAGGAACAGTACCGTGCCACCCTGAGAGACCGGTTCCTTCAGCGAATTGACTTTCTTAAAAACAGCGACGTCGCCGAAAAGCCGGACCTGCTTGACCGCCTGGTCAAGGCGCTGGAAATCAAGGCTTAAGTTAAGGTATAAAACAGGAGCGCTGGCTGGTCTGAGGCTCTGGCCTGTTTAGCACCGACCGCAAGAAAAACATGGTACTGCGAGGCGGTGAGAACATCTATTCGGCCAAGGTGGAGGAGGCGCTTTACAAGCATCCTGCCGTTTCCGAGGCAGCTGTGGTTTGAGAAGGAGGAACGAATGAAACTGAAAGAAAAGGTGGCCTTAATCACCGGAGCGGCCCGAGGCATCGGCCGTGCCCATGCCTTCCGCCTGGCCCGTCTCGGAGCGGACATCGTGATCAATGACATCAATCTCAAGTCCTATGAGGAGTTTGATGAGGAAATCACGGCCGACTCGGTCATGGACGAGGTGCGCCGCCTGGGTGTTGAGTGTATCGGCCTGGAGGCTGACGTGGGCCAGAAGGATGAGGCTGAGGCCATGGTGCGGCGAGCCGTGGAAGAGTTCGGCCATGTGGACATTCTGGTCAACAACGCCGGCGGTCTGGCGGGCAGCGTGGCTGAGAGCTTTGCCGCTTCTGTTTCTGAAGAGGACCTCAGGGCCACCCTGGACCGAAACCTGATGGGCACGATTTACTGCTGCCAGGCCGTGGCCGAGCACATGAAGGCCCGCAAATGGGGCCGCATTGTCAACACCTCCTCCCAGGCGGGTCTGCGCGCCCAGCCCGGCGGGGTGTACGCCTCATACGGAGCGGCCAAGGCCGGAGTGATCGCTTACACCAGATACCTGGCCCAGGAACTGGGACCGTACGGCATCACCGTGAACTGCATCGCCCCGGCTTACGTGCGCACCGAACGGCTGTGGCGCCAGTCCTTCAGCCAGGTCAAGGATGTGGGTACAGAGCTGCGGGTGCCGCTGGGTCGTCTGGCCGAACCGGATGATAACTCCAAGGTGGTGGAATTCTTTGTGACCGACCTCGGAGACTACGTCACCGGCCAGTGCCTCAGCGTCTGCGGCGGCGCGGTCAACTTTTGAGGAGGCGCAGTTCGTAAAGATCATCCCGGCGCTGCTTCAGCAAAGGCAGCCGGGATCGGATATCCTTGATTCTTTCCGGGTCAACCTCTACCACACCCACACCTTCGGCCTCTTCGAGATTGACAAGCACCTCGCCAAAGGGGTCAACCATCATGGTATGGCCCCAGGATTGATAGGATGAACCAGGTGGAGCGGTGCCGGATACCCCGGCGACATAAATGGTATTCTCCACGGCCCGCGCCCGCAGGGACAGCTCCCAGTGCGCCGGTCCTGAGACGTTATTGAATGCCCCGGGCAAGACCACAAATTCCGCTCCGACCAGGGCCATGAGCCGAAAAATCTCAGGGAAGCGAACGTCATAGCAGACCGCGATCCCTAAGCGCATTCCCAGAATATCCAGAACTGTTATCTTCTCTCCAGGTGAAAGCACGGTTGACTCGTGAAAGGAGACACCGCCCGGGAGGTCAACATCGAAGAGGTGGACCTTGCGATGGGCGGCCTGGAGATTCCCCTGCCTGTCCCAGAGTGTGGCCGTGTTGTAAAGGCGGCCTTCTTGGTTTCTTTCAGGCAGAGAACCACCAAGGATATACAAATCGAGCTTTTCAGCCCAGCCCCTCAGCAACTGGCAGGTGCGGCCCTCCGGGATCGGCTCTGCATACTCGGGGAAGAGTTCAAGCTCATAAGGGCAGATGAACATCTCGGGCAGAACCGCCAGGTCGGCTTCTTCTGCCTTGGCCTGCTCGAGCAGGCTTTCAACGATGGCCACATTTTCGGACCAATCGGGCTTGATCTGGTACTGGATCAAAGCCAGTTTAATCTTACGCTCCATATGATCTCCGTGAATGCGTACTTTGAGTTATCAAGTCTATCATCACAAACAGTGACCAGTCAAAATTACGGCTTTTTTACATTTTTGGCAGGGAATTATGAAGATAATCCATTTTTTTATAAAGGTTTTCTCGATTTTTACCGATTTTTCAATTGAAAAAAACTAGTTATTGAATTAATAATATAGAGTAGTTCTCCGAATGTCATCATGATTTGAAGATATTAAGCTAAATAACCTGCGGAGGTTACTGATGTTGACAAGATTTTTACTTGCTTATCGAAGGTATTCTCTGATGTTTTTCCTTTTTCTATTGGCATCCAGTCTATTTTTATGTTCAGGCCCTGGCTGGGCGTTAGCTGCTGAGGAAACAGGCCACGTTTTTACCCTCAAGGAAAGTGTAGCCATAGTCCTGGAGAGGAGTCTGAAGTTATTGTCCGCGTCCCAGAGCGTAGAAGGGGCCAAATGGAAAAAAGATGAGGCCTCGACCAGATTCTTGCCGAAGTTTAACGCTACCTATACCTACACGCTTTTGGACGAGACCCCCACCACATCCTCGTTATCGTTTGAGGATGTGATTCTATTTCCAGGGACGCCTTATAGTACAACTTTAACATTACCTACGGGTATGAGCACGCGGCAGGTGGGCTCCAGAGACAACTGGCAGCTGAAGCTGACTCTGACTCAGCCGATCTTCACCGGCTTCGCCCTGACCACGGCCTATGAACTGAGCAAACTTGGAGTCAATATAGCCGAGATCTCCCTGGCCCAGACAAGGCTGGATATAATCCTCCAGGTGAAACAGGCCTATTTCAATATCCTCCAGGCCCAGAAGGTGGCCAAGGTGGCCATTCAGGCGGTCAAGCAGCGGGAAGCGCATTTAAATGTGGCTCGTAATTATTACGAGGTCGGCATGATCGCGAAAAATCAGGTCCTTCAGGCTGAAGTCCTGGTGGCTGAAGCGGTCCAATCCAGAATCAAGGCTGAAAATGCGATTTTATTGGCAAAAGCCAGTTTCAACACCCTGCTGCGCCGCCCTCTGGAGGCCCCCCTCGAGGTCGAAGACATATTGACCTATAAACCATTTCCGCATGATCTTAAATACTGCTTTGAACGCGCCATAGATCGTCGGCCGGAGATCGAGGCTGTTCAGGAAAGTATCAAGATTAATGAACAGAATGTTCGCCTGTCCAAGGCTGGTCATTACCCGACTGTAACTGTTTTGGCCAATCACTACTGGAAGGGGGACACCTGGAAGGTCCAGGGTAGCCCGTACATGGATGACTATACCTCCTGGGATGTCACGGCTGTACTTTCGTGGAATTTCTGGACCTGGGGCCAGGTCTCGGATCAGGTGAAATACAAGCGCACCGAGCTGACCAAGGCGCATAATACCCTGATTCAGGTCAAGGATGGGATCGCCCTGGAGGTCAAGAGCAGTTTTCTTTCCTTAAAAGAGGCGGAAAAAAATATCGCCGTGGCCCGTAAGGCCATTGAGCAGGCTGAAGAGAATTATCGTATGAGTCAGGAGCGCTATCGTGAACAGGTAGCCACCTCGGCGGAGGTCACGGACGCAGAGACCTTGCTGACCGCGGCCCGGCGCAATTATTATAGCGCCCTTTACGATTATAACTTCGCCTGGGCCAAGCTGGAGCGGGCCATGGGCCTGGGGCGGGACAAAATTTAGGAAAATTAATAAAATAGTCTTTAATAGAAAGGGAGAAAAAGTTAGCCGGGTGAATTTTTTAGGGTCAGCGGCTGGCCATCAACGAATCAAATTGCGGCCATGATTCAACTCTATCATCTGACCAAGGTCTACCCCGGTGGTAAGGTGGCCCTTGACGATATCTCCTTCAAGGTCGCCAAAGGAGAGTTCATTTTTATCGCCGGGCCTAGCGGGGCGGGAAAAACAACGCTCGTCAAGCTGATCATGTGTGAGGAGAAGGCGACCCGGGGTCAGATCCTGGTGGACCGGCTCAATCTCCAGCGCATCCACCCGAACAAGATCCCCTATTTGCGCCGAAAAATCGGCGTTGTCTTCCAGGACTTTAAACTCATCTCCACCCGCACTGTCTTTCAGAATGTGGCCTTGCGCCTCGAAGCCCAGGGTGAAAGACGAAACTTTATTAATAAAAAAGTGCGGGTAATACTCAAGAATGTCGGGTTGGACGGCTTGGGTGAGGCTCACCCACCCCAGCTTTCTGGAGGAGAACAGCAGCGCGTGGCCATTGCCCGTGCCATGGTCGGAGACCCGCTGATACTCCTGGCGGATGAGCCTACCGGCAACCTGGACATTGACTTGAGCCGAAATATCCTCGAACTGCTCCTGCAGATCAACAAGGGAGGAACCACCGTCCTCATGGCCACTCACAACCAGGGAATCCTTCAGGAAACCAATCAGCGCATCATCCGTCTGGACAGAGGTCGCCTGGTGGCCTGAAAGGAAGCGCCTTTGCATAAGCTCATCTACTTCACCAGGATCGCCTTTAGCAATACGGCTCAAAATCTATTCGTCAGTGTGGTCTCGGTGGGAACGCTTTCCCTTGCTCTTTTGACATTAAGCGCCTTTGTTCTTATCTACGCTAATGTTCAGAGCCTGATCAAGGCCTCTACTCAGGATCTTTCGGTTTCAGTTTATCTTGCTGACGGCGTGAGTCCGGCCCGCCTGGCTAAATTAAAGAACAGCCTCTCTGAAATGCCGCAAACCGTCAGCTTGAGTTACATCAGCAAGTCACAGGCCCTGGCTGACCTGAAGCGCCGGTTTGGAACTTACGGGAATCTGCTCGACGGGCTGGAAGAAAATCCTTTGCCAGCCTCACTCGAACTGGAACTCAAGCCCGAGTATAGATCTCAGGAGCAGATCAAAGCCCTGATCGAGCGGCTGAGAAGCTTCAACGGCGTGACCGACGTGGACTATGCCTGGGAGTGGGCGGATAAACTCTCAGGATTACTTAATTTTTTGAAGCTGTGCGGGTTCATCATCGGCGGGCTCCTGTTCCTGGCCACGGTTTTCATCGTATCCAATACCATCAAACTGACCTTGTATTCCCGCCAGGAAGAAATCTACATCATGCGACTTATTGGCGCCACCGAAGGTTTTATCAAGGCGCCGTTCTTTATCGAGGGTTTCCTGCAAGGTCTTGTGGGCGGGCTGCTGGCCCTGGTGACCCTCTTTCTCATCTTCAGCCTCCTTGTCTCCCGGATTAAATTTCCCCTGGGCCTTTCCGCGGTTCATCTCACCTTTCTCTCCTCAGCCGTGTCCTGGGCCCTGGTCGGTTCCGGAATTTTTTTAGGGGTCCTGGGCAGTGTGGTCTCTTTACGGAGGTTTTTACGCTGATGAGGACCAGGCTGAACAGCGTAATAATAATGATCCTGTTTATAATGGCCTTACTGCTGTCTGGCCCTTCTTACGGGATTCAGGCCGAGCTCGAGGATGAGAAGCAGGGGCTCAAGGAGGTCAAGGAAGCCGAACGCCGGCTGCTGGATGAGCTGGACGAACTGACGCGTCGCGTCGAAGGGATCGAGACCTCTCTGGCTCAAATCCAGGATGAGATCGTTCAGCTTAAAAAATTGCTGCCTCTGGGAAAAAAGGAACTGCAGGCTCTCGAACGCTCCCAGGCCAGGCAGAAAGACTTTCTCTACCGCCGGCTCAGGGTCATCTACCGGCTCAGGGAAGGCGGCGTCATGCAGATCTTATTTAACGCCAGTTCCATCCCGGACTTTCTTCACCGCTATCGCTACCTGGCGTCCATCATTGCCCACGATGAATCAGCCCTGCGGGAGTATGACCGGCGCCGCCAAAGAATTAAGGCCAAGATGAACCAGATCAAGCTTCAGGAGATCAGGCTAAAGCAGCTTCTGGCCGACCTGAGGGCCGATAAAAAGAGGTTGATTCAGGTTCAGAACCAGAAAACAGCCTTTTTGATGAAGGTCCACCAGCGCAAGCAGACTTACCTGGCCCTGATTCGGGCCCGCGAAGCCTCACGGGAGCGGTTGATAAAAGAGGTGATTATCAGGCCGAAGGAGGACGTCTCCTCCCTGCCTTCCGCCTCGATTCCAGCCTCCCGGCCTGCTGAAAAACTCGGCTCAAGGCAGTGGCCTGACTTCGCCGCGCTCAAAGGCAAGCTCCCCAGGCCGGTTGGGGGCCGCATCAAAGATCACTTTGGCCGGAACCCCGGCCTGTTTGGGACTTACACCACCCGCCACGGGGTCACTATTCTCGCTTCGTCCGGAAGGCCTGTCAAGGCCGTTGCCAGAGGGGAGGTTATCTTTGCCAGCTGGCTCAAAGGCTATGGGAACGTGGTCATTATTAACCACGGCCGGCGTTACTACACGCTCACGGCCGGCATTACCCGCGTCAAGGCCGAGGTCGGCCAGTGGGTGAACCAGGGAGACTACCTCGGCCTGGTACCTTATGGTGGTAAAAAAAATAAAAAAGGCATATACTTGGAAATTAGACACCGAGGCAAAGCACTCAACCCAGGCGTCTGGCTGGGTTCGACCCTTGCTGCTCAGGAAAAGGTCAGGGAGAAATAAGATGCGCCATAAAACAAGTATACGAACGATTCTTCTCAGTTTCATCATCCTGGGAATCATTATCTTCCCTCTCGGTCCGGCCGTTGCGGATAATCGGGAAGACGTTTATGCCAAGATCAAAATTCTCAGCCGGGTCCTATACGAGATCCAGGAAAGATTTGTGGAGGAGAAAGAAGCTGAGGAGTTGATTTACGGGGCCATCAAAGGCATGGTCCAGACCCTGGACCCGCATTCTTCCTTTCTCACGCCTAGCGAGTTCAAGGACCTCCAGATGGAAACCCGAGGCAGCTTCACCGGCGTGGGCACAGAAATCACACTCAGAGACGGCGTCCTGACCGTAGTCGCACCCATTGACGGCACCCCGGCCTACAGGGCTGGCATCCAGAGCGGCGACGCCATCATCAAGATTGATGGAAAACCAACCAAAAACATGACCCTCCGGGAGGCGGTTAAGCTCATCCGGGGGCCGCGAGGCACAACCGTCGTCCTGACCGTGACCCGGAAAAGCGAATCAAAGCCCTTAGATATCGCTATCGTTCGAGACGTCATCCCCCTGCGCAGCGTTCGGTTCGAAACCCTGGAACAAGGCTATGGATACATGAGAATTAGCAACTTCCAGGCCAAAACGACCACCGAGGCCCGCAAGGCCCTGATCAAACTCCAGTCAGGCCCGGTGCCTCTCAAGGGTCTCATCATGGATCTGAGAAGCAACCCCGGAGGGCTTCTCGATCAGGCGGTCAAGGTTGCTGATCTTTTTCTTAAAAACGGATTGATCGTCTATACCAAGGGTCGAAGCAAACACCAGAATATGAAATTTAAGGCCAAGAAATCCATCGTTGTCGAGGACTATCCAATCGTCCTGATGGTGAATGAGGGTTCTGCCAGCGCCTCTGAAATACTCGCCGGGGCGCTCCAGGACCATAAGCGCGCCCTCATCCTCGGCGCCAGGACCTTTGGAAAGGCATCTGTTCAAACTATCATTTCCTTTTCTGACGGCTCAGGCCTGCGCTTGACCACGGCCCGGTACTACACACCCTCTGGCCGCTCGATACAGGCCGAAGGCATCGCCCCGGACGTGACTGTTGCCAGCCGCTTTAAAGGAAAAGTAATTCGAGAGAAGGATTTAAAAAAGCACCTCAAAGGGGAACATGAAATGGAGGCCGAAAAGGCCGATAAACCGGCTGAATCTGAGGTAGAAGAAGAGGCAGCGCCGAAGGAGAAGCCCATTCCCAGGGAAAAAATAAAACCTCTATCAGAAATGACCCTTGAGGAACGCTTTGAGATTGATCCTCAGCTCAAAAAGGCTTTTGAACTGTTAAAGCAAGGGGAGGTGCCTTCCCTCCTTAAGATGGCCGGGACAGCCAAATAATGGCGACCCGCAACACGGGTAAGTCACAGTCATCACCCCGGTCGCGCCCCAAGTCCCGGAAAACTTCCGCCTCAAAAACCCGGACACCATCCAAGGCAAAGTCGCGCCCCAAGACCAAGACCCAAACAAAGAAAAAGAAAAGTTCCCCGTCCTCCGGCGGGAGGGAAACCCTGTGGACCCGGATGCGGTCGAACCTGTCCTTCCTCGGCCTGGGCCTTACGGTCGGGGTGCTGGGTGCGGTCCTGATCCTGTACTTTATCGGAGCATTTAAGACGCCGCTTTGGTGGAAGCCCGCTGCTCCCCCTACCCCGCAAGAAACCCGAACCAATCAACCCAGAGTTATAACGACCGGCCCGAAGGTCTATGAAGAACACAACCGTCTGGATCTGCAGATCAAGAAGATAGACCAGGCCCTGTACCGGGTTTTAAAGGTTCTCAAGGTTCCGGAAAAGGATATCCATTTTGTGGAGCTTACCCAGAAAAGGACCGGGAACTCGGAATGGCATCATGCCACCATTGAAGTCCTTCTGCCAGCCAGAGTCGAGACCGAGCGCCTGACAAAGGATTTCAGGCTGGCCCTGCATCAACTTTCGCTCGACCCGACGCCCCGGATGAGCGTCAACCGGCAGAAACAGACCACACGGGTCAAGGTTTTTTTTAACGGCTTACTGACTCACACCATGCTCTTTCGAACGCCAGGCGAGGCGGAATCGTTTCCTCGGCCCGGCCCGCCGCCGACCCCTGTGCGGCCGCGGCCAAAGGTGGCCATTATCATTGACGATCTTGGCATGGACCTGAATCAGGCGCACTGCTTTCTCGACTTAAAGACCCCCTTGGCTTTATCCATTCTGCCTTACCAGCAGTACTCTCGGAAGGTGGCCCAGGCGGCTCACAAGAAGGGACGGGTGGTCATGCTCCACCTGCCTATGGAACCGGCTCAATATCCCCTGGTCAATCCGGGTAAGGGCGCCCTGCTTTGGTCCATGAGCCGTGAGGAGATCGAGGCTCGCGTGCGGGAAGCCATTGAGGATGTGCCATTTGTCGTCGGGGTGAACAATCATATGGGCTCACGGTTTACCGAGGATGCCGACCGTATGGGCTGGGTCCTTAAAGAAATCAAAAAACATGATCTCTATTTCCTGGATAGCCGAACCAGTATCCGGTCCCAGGGTTATGCCATGGCCAGGAGTTTGGGGGTTAGGACCGCGGAACGCACCGTGTTTTTGGACAATGTTCAGGAGGCCAAAGCCATCCGCATTCAGATCAGGCGTCTGGTGGCCCTGGCCCGTCAGTGTGGCCAGGCCATTGCCATCGGTCACCCCTATCCCATCACTTGTCAAGTTTTAAAAAACGAGTACAATTACCTTAAATCACAGGTAGAATTGGTGCCTGTCACCAGTCTGCTCCGATAAGAGAAGAATATGAACGATGACATGGATGAAGCGCTACCGGCCCGGTTACCAGACGCATCGCCCACCTTCCAACGCCCTGACAGGCCGAGGTTTCTAACAGAGATCACCTTTGACCGTTTCGACCTGCCTTCAGAGGTCCTGCACGGGATTGCGGATGCTGGCTTTACTTTTTGCACTCCGATTCAAGCCCAGGTTTTGCCCGTGGGCCTGGAGGGGCGGGATGTAGCCGGGCAGGCGCAGACCGGCACAGGGAAGACGGCTTCCTTCCTGGTGCCTGTCCTTACCCGGCTTTTGAGTCAGGCTGGTCATGGCGCTGGTCTGCCTGCGGCCCTGATCATTGCCCCCACCCGCGAACTGGCCCTTCAAATCTATGAGGATGCAAAGATTCTCAGCCGGCACACCGGTCTGGGCCTGGCCCTGGTCATCGGTGGAATTGATTATCAGAAGCAGGCCAACACCTTGCGGCAGGGGGCGGATATCGTTATCGGCACACCCGGCCGAATCATTGATTACATCAAGCAGCGCATCCTTAAGACTAGACACATCAGCCAACTGGTCATTGATGAAGCTGACCGGCTGATGGACATGGGTTTTATTAAAGACCTGCGTTATATTCTGCGGAAGCTGCCTTCATATGAAAAACGCCAGTCCATGCTTTTTTCGGCAACCTTGTCCTATCGCGTTCTCGAACTGACCTATGACTACATGAA
Proteins encoded:
- a CDS encoding carbon-nitrogen hydrolase family protein, which gives rise to MERKIKLALIQYQIKPDWSENVAIVESLLEQAKAEEADLAVLPEMFICPYELELFPEYAEPIPEGRTCQLLRGWAEKLDLYILGGSLPERNQEGRLYNTATLWDRQGNLQAAHRKVHLFDVDLPGGVSFHESTVLSPGEKITVLDILGMRLGIAVCYDVRFPEIFRLMALVGAEFVVLPGAFNNVSGPAHWELSLRARAVENTIYVAGVSGTAPPGSSYQSWGHTMMVDPFGEVLVNLEEAEGVGVVEVDPERIKDIRSRLPLLKQRRDDLYELRLLKS
- a CDS encoding phosphoenolpyruvate carboxykinase (ATP); translation: MASKPSWQYYTELREMSRIRALAESVFNGRNAKGGPRVISAAEVYELACQMPWVTVTDLPIHEEAIKRLGLPAGAMVINDNHGGTVGRSAEARVFYNQVSKSEQDALELLLREAVYGLQRDYELIICDGVIGTHPEMMLKARLIAPVEDASTMFNWMANFQPLDSIPEYEGSRLRDIPDILFVAYPEWKSDDPRWARGCVVVDELHMTIFNLGLRYFGERKKGTLTMAWTAGMKLGAVAAHGGIKEIDFSGCKGFESRGKQVIAFYGLSGSGKSAHSNSLDNEGTLPQGFKRRIAHDDAFQIDYKNRKCYVWEPSLFDKTDARELDHPDWKYCISTQNMLIVEVDGKILPYGQDTRNNNGRAIFVRELLGETTNVIGFPNALGWLMKDTTLPPVIKIVDLALSVAMGATLMTKRTPAENVTEEEMARLVFVPFANPFRVYELYRDCEGYEEVFKSGCECYVWTGGGFGFWDTSAEDTKPIPLKTSLTLQTAILTDVLEWEDWDLLPGAQIPTRETVDKILPGYYDQYNPAHVKNKEQYRATLRDRFLQRIDFLKNSDVAEKPDLLDRLVKALEIKA
- a CDS encoding pyruvate carboxylase subunit B translates to MDLTFRDGHQSLFATRMRTEDMIPIAQEMDQVGFWAMEVWGGATFDTMHRFLGEDPWERPRILKQYIKKTPFAMLLRGQNLVGYRHYADDVVRAFVDKACEVGIDVFRVFDALNDLRNFKTAVEVIKKNGKHFQGAICFSLTEPRMGGPIFHIQYYLDKAKALEDMGADTICIKDMAGMLSPYDAYDLIKALKETVQVPIHLHTHFTSGMADMCYIKAIEAGLDLLDTCLAPFALRSSHAAIEPLVVTLQGTPRDPELDLERLVKLGEYLESIAPKYIDLLNKSRISVIDIGVLKHQIPGGMISNLVNQLKEANALARLSEVYAELPQTREDLGMPPLVTPTSQIVGVQAVLNVLFGRYKMITNQVKDLCFGLYGRTPAEINPEVQAKALKGYKHGQTPITGRPGDFLEPELDKIKADAGDLIKTEEDLLTCALYPTTGKEFLKKKYAH
- a CDS encoding TolC family protein; this translates as MLTRFLLAYRRYSLMFFLFLLASSLFLCSGPGWALAAEETGHVFTLKESVAIVLERSLKLLSASQSVEGAKWKKDEASTRFLPKFNATYTYTLLDETPTTSSLSFEDVILFPGTPYSTTLTLPTGMSTRQVGSRDNWQLKLTLTQPIFTGFALTTAYELSKLGVNIAEISLAQTRLDIILQVKQAYFNILQAQKVAKVAIQAVKQREAHLNVARNYYEVGMIAKNQVLQAEVLVAEAVQSRIKAENAILLAKASFNTLLRRPLEAPLEVEDILTYKPFPHDLKYCFERAIDRRPEIEAVQESIKINEQNVRLSKAGHYPTVTVLANHYWKGDTWKVQGSPYMDDYTSWDVTAVLSWNFWTWGQVSDQVKYKRTELTKAHNTLIQVKDGIALEVKSSFLSLKEAEKNIAVARKAIEQAEENYRMSQERYREQVATSAEVTDAETLLTAARRNYYSALYDYNFAWAKLERAMGLGRDKI
- a CDS encoding SDR family oxidoreductase, with product MKLKEKVALITGAARGIGRAHAFRLARLGADIVINDINLKSYEEFDEEITADSVMDEVRRLGVECIGLEADVGQKDEAEAMVRRAVEEFGHVDILVNNAGGLAGSVAESFAASVSEEDLRATLDRNLMGTIYCCQAVAEHMKARKWGRIVNTSSQAGLRAQPGGVYASYGAAKAGVIAYTRYLAQELGPYGITVNCIAPAYVRTERLWRQSFSQVKDVGTELRVPLGRLAEPDDNSKVVEFFVTDLGDYVTGQCLSVCGGAVNF